In the genome of Epinephelus lanceolatus isolate andai-2023 chromosome 18, ASM4190304v1, whole genome shotgun sequence, one region contains:
- the fam117aa gene encoding protein FAM117A isoform X1, whose translation MSGRSGGAPRGCSNPNLQPLRATVPYQLQRGSALLCREVKTADRTSARPPKPTIRRTLSLDAIVGPYLQGQWPKEAECTAVTCVNDKATQTPSSWAEVTRGRRSAGGHKRSASWGSAEHLREVAKLRNQLQKRSRHVPPPAGYELPHHPLPAGHAAGITQTLPRMPLNRLAPRLRRSVEGLNLELEEVFVSEKPDDQHEILDIPDGHRAPVPVQRCSSGSQSEPSPGPLDLDPSLLSPSQSPCPLDPSLLSPSNSPSPLNPSPLSPSQSPCPMGEPERVHCETLCPTPSTSLPSFALDPPLLQPCSSAPRPNKSYCFPREPPEGCERVRVCEEAMAACQDEPLLQPSCPDPNKVNFTPHGGSAFCPVSLLKPLLPSMDLLFRGLSVSPVTGCPGQASPTRHLGMQ comes from the exons GCAGCAACCCCAACCTGCAGCCCCTCAGAGCCACAGTCCCATACCAGCTCCAGAGGGGCTCAGCTCTCCTTTGCAGGGAGGTCAAGACGG CTGACAGGACAAGTGCTCGCCCACCGAAACCCACCATCCGGAGAACTCTTTCTTTGGATGCCATCGTTGGACCCTATCTGCAGGGACAGTGGCCCAAGGAGGCAGAGTGCACAGCTGTCACCTGTGTCAATGACAAAGCCACGCAG acCCCAAGTTCCTGGGCAGAGGTGACCCGAGGAAGGAGGAGTGCCGGCGGACACAAGCGCTCGGCGTCGTGGGGCAGTGCAGAGCACCTGAGGGAG GTGGCCAAGCTGAGGAACCAGCTGCAGAAGCGCTCACGCCACGTCCCTCCCCCAGCGGGCTATGAGCTCCCCCACCACCCCCTGCCAGCAGGTCATGCAGCAGGCATCACTCAG ACACTTCCCCGGATGCCACTGAACAGACTCGCCCCCCGGCTGCGACGTAGTGTTGAGGGCCTCAACCTGGAGCTGGAGGAGGTGTTTGTTTCTGAGAAACCTGACGATCAGCATGAG ATCTTGGATATCCCAGATGGCCACAGGGCCCCTGTCCCTGTCCAGAGATGCAGCAGTGGCTCTCAGAGTGAGCCCTCCCCCGGCCCTCTGGATCTGGatccttccctcctctctccttctcagtccccctgtcctctagaCCCATCGCTTCTGTCACCTTCAAATTCCCCTTCTCCTCTGAACCCATCTCCTCTGTCTCCATCACAGTCTCCCTGTCCCATGGGAGAGccag AGCGGGTGCACTGTGAGACGCTGTGTCCCACTCCGTCGACGTCGCTCCCATCATTTGCACTGGATCCTCCTCTGTTGCAGCCATGCTCTTCCGCTCCTCGTCCAAACAAAAGCTACTGCTTCCCGCGCGAGCCACCGGAAGGCTGCGAGAGAGTACGAGTGTGCGAAGAGGCGAT GGCTGCCTGTCAGGATGAGCCTCTCCTCCAGCCATCCTGCCCTGACCCCAATAAAGTCAACTTTACCCCCCACGGAGGCTCCGCTTTCTGCCCTGTCAGTCTCCTGAAGCCCCTCCTGCCCTCCATGGACCTCCTCTTCCGCGGCCTGTCAGTCTCTCCGGTCACTGGCTGCCCAGGTCAGGCCTCTCCTACCAGGCACCTGGGCATGCAGTAG
- the fam117aa gene encoding protein FAM117A isoform X2: MNCQASAPNQQPGAANQTPAGRRSRVNVKKSTPSSWAEVTRGRRSAGGHKRSASWGSAEHLREVAKLRNQLQKRSRHVPPPAGYELPHHPLPAGHAAGITQTLPRMPLNRLAPRLRRSVEGLNLELEEVFVSEKPDDQHEILDIPDGHRAPVPVQRCSSGSQSEPSPGPLDLDPSLLSPSQSPCPLDPSLLSPSNSPSPLNPSPLSPSQSPCPMGEPERVHCETLCPTPSTSLPSFALDPPLLQPCSSAPRPNKSYCFPREPPEGCERVRVCEEAMAACQDEPLLQPSCPDPNKVNFTPHGGSAFCPVSLLKPLLPSMDLLFRGLSVSPVTGCPGQASPTRHLGMQ, translated from the exons ATGAACTGCCAGGCGTCTGCTCCCAACCAACAGCCAGGAGCAGCCAACCAGACTCCCGCAGGAAGAAGATCAAGAGTAAATGTGAAGAAATCG acCCCAAGTTCCTGGGCAGAGGTGACCCGAGGAAGGAGGAGTGCCGGCGGACACAAGCGCTCGGCGTCGTGGGGCAGTGCAGAGCACCTGAGGGAG GTGGCCAAGCTGAGGAACCAGCTGCAGAAGCGCTCACGCCACGTCCCTCCCCCAGCGGGCTATGAGCTCCCCCACCACCCCCTGCCAGCAGGTCATGCAGCAGGCATCACTCAG ACACTTCCCCGGATGCCACTGAACAGACTCGCCCCCCGGCTGCGACGTAGTGTTGAGGGCCTCAACCTGGAGCTGGAGGAGGTGTTTGTTTCTGAGAAACCTGACGATCAGCATGAG ATCTTGGATATCCCAGATGGCCACAGGGCCCCTGTCCCTGTCCAGAGATGCAGCAGTGGCTCTCAGAGTGAGCCCTCCCCCGGCCCTCTGGATCTGGatccttccctcctctctccttctcagtccccctgtcctctagaCCCATCGCTTCTGTCACCTTCAAATTCCCCTTCTCCTCTGAACCCATCTCCTCTGTCTCCATCACAGTCTCCCTGTCCCATGGGAGAGccag AGCGGGTGCACTGTGAGACGCTGTGTCCCACTCCGTCGACGTCGCTCCCATCATTTGCACTGGATCCTCCTCTGTTGCAGCCATGCTCTTCCGCTCCTCGTCCAAACAAAAGCTACTGCTTCCCGCGCGAGCCACCGGAAGGCTGCGAGAGAGTACGAGTGTGCGAAGAGGCGAT GGCTGCCTGTCAGGATGAGCCTCTCCTCCAGCCATCCTGCCCTGACCCCAATAAAGTCAACTTTACCCCCCACGGAGGCTCCGCTTTCTGCCCTGTCAGTCTCCTGAAGCCCCTCCTGCCCTCCATGGACCTCCTCTTCCGCGGCCTGTCAGTCTCTCCGGTCACTGGCTGCCCAGGTCAGGCCTCTCCTACCAGGCACCTGGGCATGCAGTAG
- the slc35b1 gene encoding solute carrier family 35 member B1 yields the protein MAAGKGAGKPSSMWDNMRIRFIVCFLGVFVCYFYYGILQEIITRGDYGQGDQKEKFRFARTLVCIQCIISCLFAKILIQFFEGSKPDLTKSWLYGLCSLSYLGAMVSSNSALQYVNYPTQVLGKSCKPIPVMILGVTILRKRYPLAKYLCVLLIVSGVALFLYKPNKSSAVADDHIFGFGEILLLVSLTLDGLTGVAQDHMRARFQTSANHMMLNINMWSTLVLGLAILWTGEVWEFLSFTERHPSIIYNILLFGLTSALGQTFIFMTVVYFGPLTCSIVTTTRKFFTILGSVILFGNVMTSIQWIGTILVFLGLGLDAKFGKAPKKTTH from the exons ATGGCTGCGGGAAAGGGAGCTGGCAAACCCTCCTCGATGTGGGACAACATGCGGATACGGTTCATCGTTTGCTTCCTCGGAGTCTTCGTCTGTTACTTTTACTACGGAATATTACAAGAGATTAT CACTCGAGGTGATTATGGCCAGGGGGACCAAAAGGAGAAGTTCAGATTCGCCCGGACATTGGTCTGCATCCAGTGCATTATCAGTTGTCTGTTTGCTAAGATCT TGATCCAGTTTTTCGAGGGCTCCAAGCCGGATCTCACCAAGAGCTGGCTCTATGGGCTGTGTTCCCTCTCTTATCTTGGAGCCATGGTGTCCAGTAACTCCGCCCTTCAGTATGTCAACTACCCCACACAG GTTCTGGGGAAATCCTGCAAGCCCATACCTG TGATGATCCTCGGGGTGACAATACTGAGGAAGAGGTACCCGCTTGCTAAGTATCTGTGTGTGCTGCTTATTGTGAGCGGTGTAGCGCTGTTCCTCTACAAACCTAACAAGAGCTCAGCTGTTGCAGATGACCACATTTTTGGGTTTGGAGAGATTCTGTTG CTGGTCTCTCTGACATTGGACGGTTTGACTGGTGTGGCCCAGGACCACATGAGGGCTCGCTTCCAGACGAGTGCCAACCACATGATGCTGAACATCAACATGTGGTCCACTCTGGTGCTGGGACTAG CGATATTGTGGACAGGGGAGGTATGGGAGTTCCTGAGTTTTACTGAGCGCCACCCGAGCATCATCTACAATATTCTTCTGTTTGGACTGACCAGCGCTTTAGGCcag ACCTTCATCTTTATGACGGTGGTGTACTTTGGGCCTCTGACTTGTTCCATCGTCACCACCACAAGGAAGTTCTTCACCATCCTTGGCTCCGTAATTCTGTTTGGCAATGTCATGACTTCGATACAGTGGATTGGCACCATTCTGGTGTTCCTCG